The genomic window ACTTCTTGTCCGATATCCTTTGATGTTAATTCTCCGCAGCCGCAGGTCTTTTTAAGCTTTTTCATCTCCTATTAGCTCTCCTATCGCTTCTTCTAATTTAACTTCCTTTTGCGTTCCTTTCTCCATATCCTTCAAAACGATAGCACCATCTCGCCTCAAAATCAAGGCATATTTGGCGCCAATGCGGTTAGCCTGGCGAAGCTGGGACTTGAGACTTCTCTCAAGATAATCCATATCAGCTTTAAGACCTTTTCCCCTCAATTCCATAAGGAGCTGAAAAGCCTTATCCCTTTCCCCCTCTTCTTCAACAGCGACGAAGACATCCATTTCATCCTTCACGCCGGGCAAATCGTTTTCCAATGCGAGAAGGACCCTTTCTACACCCATTCCCATACCAACGGCGGGAATAGGCGGACCGCCCAATTCCTCCACCAAACCATCATATCTTCCTCCTCCGCAGACGCTGTTTTGCGCTCCCAGCTTGGTGGACACTATCTCAAAGGCGGTTTTCGTGTAATAATCCAATCCCCTCACCAGGCGTGGATTGAGGCGGAAATTGATGTCCAACGAGGAGAGAAGCTCCTGCAATTTGCTGAAATGGGAGGAGCAATCGGGGCAGAGAAAGTCGTATATCGGGGGCACATTTGATGTGATTTTCTGGCAAGTTTCCCTTTTGCAGTCAAGGACACGCAGGGGATTGTAATCAAGCCTTCTCTGACAATCTTCACAGAGCTCCTGCTTATGGGGGAGGAGGAATTCCCTCAATTTCTCAACATATCTCGGTCGGCATACAGGGCAACCAACAGAGTTGAGATGCAATTCCTTCTCCTTTAATCCTAAAAGGTCAAGGAAGCGGTAGGCGAGGTAAATAACTTCCGCATCTAAGTAGGGGCTGTTGGAGCCGATAGCCTCGACTCCGAGCTGGTGATGTTCCCTATAGCGACCTGCTTGGGGTCTCTCGTAGCGGAAAAGCGGAGTTATGTAATAGAATTTAGCGAAGGGTTGGTTGATGTAAAGACCGTGTTCAATATATGCTCGGACAACGGAAGCGGTTCCCTCGGGGCGAAGTGCTAAAGTTCTACCTCCCTTATCTTGGAAGGTGTACATCTCCTTGCTGACGATATCGGTATCCTCCCCTATGCTGCGGGTGAACAGCCCGGCTTCCTCAAAGGTGGGGGTGCGGATTTCCCTATAGCCGAAGGATTCCGCAACCTTGCGGAAAAGGTTCTCTATATATTGCCATTTAGCGGATTCATCGGGCAGAATGTCCTTGGTTCCGCGCGGGGCATTATAGCGTTGCTTGCTCATATTGAAATTATTTTAGATTTCCCATATAGAATCGTCAAAACTTTTATGGATTTATTGAATAAAAATATCCAAAGCGGTCTTTACACTGAATAAGAAGAAGTTGTCTCAATATGAAGATTTTCTAAGCCGAAAATTACCTTTTAAAGTTTATATTCAAACAACATATGGGAAATCTCTTAAGGAGTCTCAAATGTTATGGAATTATACAGGGGCTTGACTTTTTGTTTTCTTTTGCTGTATATAATTATTAGATGTTAAACGATGATAGAGTCTGGCAAGCACGA from bacterium includes these protein-coding regions:
- a CDS encoding histidine--tRNA ligase → MSKQRYNAPRGTKDILPDESAKWQYIENLFRKVAESFGYREIRTPTFEEAGLFTRSIGEDTDIVSKEMYTFQDKGGRTLALRPEGTASVVRAYIEHGLYINQPFAKFYYITPLFRYERPQAGRYREHHQLGVEAIGSNSPYLDAEVIYLAYRFLDLLGLKEKELHLNSVGCPVCRPRYVEKLREFLLPHKQELCEDCQRRLDYNPLRVLDCKRETCQKITSNVPPIYDFLCPDCSSHFSKLQELLSSLDINFRLNPRLVRGLDYYTKTAFEIVSTKLGAQNSVCGGGRYDGLVEELGGPPIPAVGMGMGVERVLLALENDLPGVKDEMDVFVAVEEEGERDKAFQLLMELRGKGLKADMDYLERSLKSQLRQANRIGAKYALILRRDGAIVLKDMEKGTQKEVKLEEAIGELIGDEKA